In Miscanthus floridulus cultivar M001 chromosome 8, ASM1932011v1, whole genome shotgun sequence, the sequence GGAAACTGAAGTGACTATTGGTGGCATGGCACCTGAGATACCTGCTCAGCTGGTCAAAAATCATCTGCAGAAACAAAAATCACAGCACAGGCACTAGAAGCACTGGTAGTAACTCGAGACAGGATGTATAAACATCAAGACCCACGATGCGTAAAAGAGTAGAACAAATCGTACTGCAAAGATGCTACGACAACACAAACAAGCAGCAGGCAGGGGGTAACTTGAACGGACGGCCCAGATAAAAGATTGGGCCGTCGAGAGCCGATCGTCACCGTAGAGTGCGCAGACAAATCCCACTCGCACCCACCTACTTCCCCTGCTCCGCGCCATCATCACCTCCTTCCCCGGGCGGCGCCGGGCGCACGCGGTGGCCGCCGGAGTTCGCCGGCGCGCCGATCAGCGTGGAGATGAGGCCCGGCGCGCCGCGAACGATCCCCTTCAGTACCGACCCTCTCTTGGGGATGTAGCGCGGATGTGTTCCCGGAGTCGGCGGGAGCGGCTTCTtgttgccatcgccaccgccgccgccgccgtcccccaCGCGCGCACCTCCGGGGCTCATGGCGTTGGTTACCTTGGAGAGCGGCGGGCTGAAGCTAAGCTGAGGTGGGGAGCGCGAGGACGCCGGGAGAGTGAGGCCGCGGCTTGTGTCGTGCGTCCCCATTTTATAGCACTGCGCTGCCGCTGCCTGCTCGCTCCTGCGGCCGGTGTGGCGTAGTGGCGTGCGCGCCGAGGATGCACGTCGATGCCGAGCCGGCAGCGAGTGAAAGGAGGGAGAAAAAGGCGAGAACTGC encodes:
- the LOC136474718 gene encoding uncharacterized protein, whose protein sequence is MGTHDTSRGLTLPASSRSPPQLSFSPPLSKVTNAMSPGGARVGDGGGGGGDGNKKPLPPTPGTHPRYIPKRGSVLKGIVRGAPGLISTLIGAPANSGGHRVRPAPPGEGGDDGAEQGK